The following is a genomic window from Arthrobacter sp. NicSoilB4.
GGGCCTCCGCAACGTCCGCGAAAACCACCTCATACCCCGCCTCGTGCAGCAGCAGGCCCACGAACCCGCGCCCGATGTTTCCGGCTCCGAAATGGACCGCCTTCACTATGAGTTGACCTTTCCGAACAGGTCCAGGACTTCCTCGACCGTCGTGGCCGCCTCAAGCTGCGCCACCTGGGCCTTGTTGGTGAAGACCTTGGCGATCGAGGAAAGGATCTGCAGGTGCTCGTTGTTAATGCCGGCGACGCCGACCACGAACTTCACTTCCTTGCCGTTCCAGTCGATTCCGTTCGGGTAGCGCACCACGGAGACCGCGGACTTCATGATGTGGTCCTTCGCGGCGTTGGTGCCGTGCGGGATGGCGAGGAAGCTGCCCATGTACGTAGAGACGGATTCCTCGCGTTCGTGCATGGCGTCCAGGTAGCCGGAGTCGACGGCGCCGCGGTCCAGCAGGAGCCGGCCGGCCTCGTCGATGGCTGCGTCACGGGTGGTTGCCGTGCCGTTGAGGACGACGCTCTCTGCGACCAGGATGCCCGCGGGACCGGCCTCCTCGGCCGCTTCCGTAGCCGCGGCGGCGGCGGGAGCGGCAGCGTCGGTTCCCCCGTCCGTGTTGCTTGACCTGACCAGTTCCACGATCTCGTCGTACCTCGGGCTGTTCATGAAGTTATCGACCGAAACATGCACGGCGCTTGCGGTCACCGGCTTGGCGCGCTCCGTCAGGTCCTGGTGCGTGATGACGACGTCGTAGGTGTCGCTGAGGTTGGCGATCGCGGAGTTGGTGACCTTCACGTCCGGGAAGCCGGCAGCTTTGATCTTGTTCCGCAGCACCGAGGCGCCCATCGCGCTGGAGCCCATGCCGGCGTCGCACGCAAAGACGATGTTCTTGACCGGTCCGGCGAGGACGGCGACGCCGCCTGCGGCTGCACCGGAGCCCGTGAGCATGGAGGACACCGAGCTCTTCTTGCCCTTCATTTCCTCCATCCGGGCGGTGGCGGCGCCGAGGGCCTCTTCCTCGCTGGCCCCCACCGGGGTCTTGCTGGCCTTCAGGATCACCGAGGCGATCAGGAAGGACACGGTAGTGGCAAAGAGTACGGAGAGTGTCACGCCGACGTAGCTGTCGCGCGCGGTGGCGGCGTAGACGGCGATGATGCTGCCGGGGGCGGCCGGTGACCGGAGCCCAGCGCCGGTGACCACGAGGGTGAAGATGCCGGTCATGCCGCCGCCGATCGCGGCGAGGATCATGATGGGCTTCATGAGCACGTACGGGAAGTAGATCTCATGGATGCCGCCAACGAACTGGATCAGGGCGGCGCCCGGCGCGGACGCCTTGGCCAGTCCCGTGCCGAAGATCGAGTAGGCGAGCAGGATGCCGAAGCCCGGACCTGGGTTGGCTTCGAGGAGGAACAGGATGGACTTGCCCTGCTCGAGCACCTGCTGCGTGCCGAGCGGGGTGAGGATGCCGTGGTTGATGGCGTTGTTCAGGAACAGGACCTTCGCGGGCTCGATGAAGATGCTCGTGAAGGGCAACAGGCCGTTGATGACCAGGAATTCGACGACGGCGCTGGCGCCGTTGCTGAAGGCTTTCACCACCGGGCCGACGACGAGCATGCCAATTACTGCCATGCCGGCGGCCAGGATGCCGGCCGAGAAGTTGTCGATGAGCATTTCGAAGCCCGGCTTGACCCGGCCTTCCCAGATCTTGTCCAGCTTCTTCATGAGCCAGGCCGTGAGCGGGCCCAGCATCATGGCGCCGATGAACATGGGGATGTCCGTGCCGACAATGACGCCCGTGGTGGCCACCGCGCCGACGACCCCGCCGCGCACCCCGTACACCATCCGGCCGCCGGTGTAGCCGATCAGGAGCGGGAGCAGGTACGTGATCATCGGCCCGACAAGTTTGGCCAGGTCCTCGTTCGGCAGGAAGCCCGCCGGGATGAACAGCGCCGTGATGATGCCCCAGGCGATAAACGCGCCGATGTTGGGCATGATCATTCCGGACAGGAACGTCCCGAACTTCTGGACGCCCACCCGCACGCTGGTGCGGGGTTTCGCAACTGTCTCTGTTGCCATGTGATTTCCTAACCGTCGTTCCTGCTGCACCGCAGGATGGTCCGATACATTCGCCGAGCTAGCTGGTGGAGCTGGTGGAGATCCGGTGGAGCCATTCGAGGAAAAGCTTGAGTTCCGAACTGGAGAGCTGGTCCGAGTGCGATGACTGCAGCGCCGCGTTCAGGGCGATGGCCGCCACCACCACGGAGGATTTCCCGGAGTCCTCCGGGCCGCTGTTCTTGGCCTGGTCCGAGGACACCGCAAAGATCATGGCGTCCCGGGTCATGGTGGACAGCTCGAGGTTGCGCTCGGGCGCCTTCTCCGTGATCAGCATCAGCGTCACGCCCACGTTGGCCGCCAGGATGCTCCTGGCCGCCTCGCGCGGAGGGACGTTCAGCTGGCCGGCGACGGCGGCCTTGTTCAGCATTTCCTCCATGAGGCCCTCGGCGTCGGCGACGACGGCCGGGCGGCTCTCGGGGCGGATATTGCCAAACATGACCAGGTACAGTTCCGGCTGATTGAGCCCGAACTGGACGTGGTTGTCCCACATCCGCCGGATGTCTTCCAGCGGCTGCCCGGACGGCGCGAAGTCGCGTTCTCCCGCCACATACTCTTCAAACCCTGCCGCGACGACTGCGTCGAACAGCCCCTCCTTGTCACCGAAATGGTGATAGAGGGTCGGCGCGGTGACGCCGGCCAGCTGCGTGATCTGGCGGGTGGAAACGGCACCCCCGGCGGAGTTGGCCAGCAACTCGGCGGCTGCACGGAGCAGCCGCGTCTTAGGCGGAAGCTGGCCATCGAAACTCATAACCGCTACCCTAGCACCTATAGCAACGCTATATGAAGTGCATCACATACAATTTTTTCAGGTGCCGGATCCGCTTGCCGACGTAGCCGTCGGCCGGCCCGCCGGACGATCCGGGAAGGAACCTCCTGCCCGGTTCGGACTGCCCCGGCGTCACCTGACTTAATGGCTTACCGGCCCACGGCAGAAAATGAGGACCTTCAGTGCAGAACTTCCCAGGAGTAGGCGTCAGCCCCGGCCGCATCATCGGAACGATCCGCCAGATGCCCAAACCCGTCAGCGAACCGCCGGCCGGGGAGCAGTTGCCGGCCGGCGTCACAGCCGAGGATGCGACGGCAGCCCTGAAGGCCGCCGCCAAGGCCGTCCACGATGAGCTGAAGGCCCGGGCCGAGACGGTCAGCGGCGACGGGAAGGCGGTCCTGGAGGCCACGGCACTCATGGCGACGGACACCATGCTCCTGAAGTCCGCGGCCAAACTGATCGGCCGCGGCACGTCCGGCCAGCGGGCCATCTGGGAAGCCGGCGGTTCAGTCTCGGAAATGCTGCACAACCTGGGCGGCTACATGGCGGAGCGCGCCACCGACGTCCTGGACGTCCGGGCCCGGATCGTGGCCGAGCTGCGCGGCGTCCCGGCCCCGGGAATTCCGTCCTCCCCCACCCCGTTCATCCTGATCGCCGAAGACCTGGCACCGGCGGATACCGCCACCCTGGATCCGGAGAAGATCCTTGCGCTGCTCACCGCCGGCGGCGGACCGCAGTCCCACACAGCCATCATTGCCCGGTCACTGGGGCTCCCCGCCGTCGTCGCCGCCGTCGGCGTGGACCAGCTTCCTGACGGCACAGAGGTGTACGTGGACGGCGCGGCAGGCCTGATCGCCGTGGACCCGGATGACTCCCAGCGGGCCGCCGCTGAACACTGGGCCGCCACAGCCTCGCTGCTGGCCGACTTTGACGGCACCGGCGCGACGGCGGACGGGCATCTGGTGCCGCTGCTCGCCAATGTCGGCGGAGCCAAGGACGCCGTGGCCGCGGCGAAGCTGAACGCGCAGGGCGTGGGCCTTTTCCGGACCGAATTCTGCTTCCTCGAACGCGACACCGAGCCCACCGTCGACGAACAGGCCGCCGCGTACAAGGGCGTCTTCGACGCCTTCCCGGGCAAGAAGGTGGTGCTCCGGACGCTCGACGCCGGCGCGGACAAGCCGCTGCCCTTCCTCACCGATGCCACCGAACCCAACCCCGCCCTGGGCGTGCGCGGTTACCGCACCGATTTCACGACGCCGGGGGTGCTGGAACGCCAGCTGCAGGCCATCGCGCGGGCGGAGCAGGAATCCGAGGCGGACGTCTGGGTGATGGCGCCGATGATTTCCACCGCGGAGGAAGCCGCCCGGTTCGCCACTATGTGCGCCGAGGCCGGGATTAAAACCCCCGGAGTCATGGTGGAAGTCCCGTCGGCGGCGCTCACCGCCGAGGCCATCCTCCGGGAGGTCGGGTTCGCGAGCCTGGGCACAAACGACCTTACCCAGTACGCGATGGCTGCCGACCGCCAGCTCGGCCCGCTTGCCGCCCTCAACACTCCCTGGCAGCCGGCCGTCCTGCGGCTGGTGGGCCTGACCGTGGAGGGTTCCGTCGCGGAGGGCCACAACAAACCCGTCGGCGTCTGCGGCGAGGCCGCCGCGGACCCGGCCCTCGCCGTCGTCCTGACCGGGCTCGGCGTCTCGACACTGTCCATGACGGCCCGGTCGCTCGCCGCCGTGGCCGCGGTGCTGAAGACCGTCACCCTGGCCGACGCGCAGGAGCTGGCCAAACTGGCCCTCTCCGCACCGAGTGCCACCGAGGCCCGCGCCTGGGTCCGGGCCAAGCTGCCGGTCCTCGAGGACCTGGGCCTGTAACCGAAGCACGGACCCCCGCCCGGGGCGCTAGGATGCACTCCATGACACTGATTGCTCCCCGGGTGGCCGCCGCCCTTGCGGCCCAGGACGCGCAGAAACTCCAGTACGCCCTCAACGGCAGCGATGACATCACAGTGTTCGTCGACGGTACCGTGCACCGGCTGCCGGACCAGGCGCGGGACGCCGTCGTCGACCTTCTGGCGCGCTTCAGCCGGGGTGAGGCGGTGACGGTCAGCAGTGTGGAGGAAATGCTGACCACGTCCAGGGCCGCGGAGCTGGCGGGCATCTCGCACACCTACCTGCGGAACATGACGGACCGCGGCGAAATACCGGTGGAATACCGGGGCACGCACCGACGGATCCGGCTCGCCGACATCATGGCCTGGCTGGAAAAGCAGAAAAAGAACAATACCGCCGACGATGTACCGGACCACGGGGATGACGGGGCCGCGGATGCTTCGTGACGGCGTGATAAGGATCAAACAACGATCCCGGCCCTGCGCGGAGACGCGGGGAAGGCCGGGGTTACGCTTGGATTGTGGGTAAGTTCAGAGGGTGGCACATCGTGGCAGGCATTGCCGCCATGGTGCTCACCGGCATCCTCGGGACCGCAATGGGGCTGACCAATACGGCAGCCTTTATGTCCAGCTGCGTGGCGTTTGTGGCTGTTTCACTGTGGATGGACAGCCGGATCTCTCGCCACCGGAGAGAAAGAGCGCGGGAGACAGCGCGCGAGGCCGCCCGAGAGGCGGCCGGGTCAGAGCCGGACCGCCCGTTGGGCGCCGAACCTCCCAACCGCGAGGGCCGCGGCAACTGAAACCGCCGGCTGGGGCTTGATCGCGACGGACTAGATCCGGGGCCGGTCCGCCCAGCGCCGCGCTTTCAGGGCCGCATGGAGTTCCAGCCGCGCCATCCCCTTGAGCGGATCCACCCCAAGCAGCTGCCGGATCCGGCCCAGCCGGTTGTAGATGCTGCTCCGGTGCAGATGCAGCTTGTCCGCCACTTCCTGGACCGAACCGTCGTTGTCGTAGAAGAGTTCCAGCACGGGCAGCAGTTCATGATTCCGATCGTGGTCCTCCAGAAGGCGGAAGTAGACCGAGCCCGCATCCGCCCAGGCCCCTGCCCCGCCGCCCGCCGAGGCCAGCAGCTGGTAGATGCCGGTGGCACGGCAGTCCACCAGTTCCCCCAGCTGGGGATCCACGGCCGCCGCCTGGGCGGCCTGGCGGGACTGCCGGTAGGCGTCCGCCAGTTCCCGCGGCCGCGCGAAGCCCTCGGAGGTTCCGAGGATGATCCGATGCACCGCCCTGCCGGACCGTTTGGCCAGCTCCAGCTGGTAATGGACCAGCACCTGGGCGTGGTCCGCCCGGCCGGTGGACTCCTTGAACAAGACGACCGAGTGGGTCTCCGTCCCCGCACTGAAAAGGGCGGCGTCCACCCCGATGGTGGCCTGCAGCGCCGCGGAACGGTGGATCAGCGTGGAGGCGATCGGGTCCGATCCCTCCGCCCAGCCGTCGGCGTCCAGCACCGTCACGAGCTGCCAGGGCCCGCGGCCCTGGACCTCCTTCCAGCCCCCCACGGCCGCGACGGCGTTGGACTCGCCACGGCAGGCGGCCAGGAATTCCTGCTCGCGGCGGCGGCGGAACTCGGATTCGGCGGTGTTGGATTCCAGCAGCAGGGCGGAGAGCTGCTCAAGCTCCCGGGCCACCTCGGGCAGCTGGGCGAGGACAGACGTCGCATTTGGTTCGTCGGCTTCGAGCTGGACCCAGAGGTAGCCCACCCGGAAGCCGCGCAGCAGCAGGGGAACGCAGACGCGGCCCAGCATCCCGAGCTCCTCATTGGCCGGCACCACCACAGGCCGCACCGCCGTCGCGATCCCGTGCGAGAGCTGCCAGGCACTCACGTCCACCGCAACGCGCTTGGTGAGCAGGAAGTTAACCCGGACCCGGTCCGCCTGCGACTGGTTGGAGCTGTAGGCGAGCAGCAGTCCGTCGAGATCCTCAAGGGAGAGGCCGCGGCCCAGTTTCAATGCGACCTGCTCCACGAGCTGTTCGACGTCCTGCTGCTGCATCCTGCCACATTACTGCCGTTTCCTTCCCGGTTGGGAATACGGAGGCGAACACCACCCCAACGGACAGCAGGCGACACCTGACGCCTGCCCGTTCGACAAATGTCCAGCCGGCTATTTGCAAAAGCCCGGAATTCCGCGGAATCCCGGCCCTGCCGCCCGGGCGGACCTGTCGCGTGCCTCACGGCCGGATTTATTCTGGAAGTACGACATCCCACACACCCAGGCCCACAAGGCCGCCAGCAATGGAGCCCCCCAAATGATCATCGGTGTCCCCAAAGAGATCAAGAACAACGAATTCCGCGTCGCCATCACGGCTGCCGGCGTCCACGAGTTCCGCACCCACGGCCACTCGGTCCTGGTGGAGCGCGGCGCCGGCCTGGGCTCGGGCATCACGGATGAGGAATACGCCATCGCCGGCGCCGAGATCGTCGTCGACGCCGACGACGTCTGGGCGCGCGCCGACATGGTCCTGAAGGTCAAGGAGCCGGTCAAGGCCGAATACCACCGCTTCCGCAAGGGCCTGGTCCTCTTCACCTACCTGCACCTCGCGGCCGAGCCCGAGCTGACCCAGGCCCTGATCAACAGTGGCGTCACCGCCATCGCCTACGAGACCGTCCAGGAAGGCCGCGCCCTGCCGCTGCTCGCCCCGATGTCCGAGGTCGCGGGCCGCCTGTCCGTCCAGGTCGGCGCCACGTCGCTGATGGCTCCGGCCGGCGGCAAGGGCGTGCTGCTCGGCGGCGTACCGGGTGTCCGCCCGGCCAAGGTGGTTGTCCTCGGCGCCGGCGTTGCCGGCACCAACGCCGCCGCCATGGCCCTGGGGCTCGGCGCCGACGTCACCATCCTGGACATCAACATCAACCGCCTGCGCGAACTGGATGCCCAGTACCAGGGCCGCCTGAAGACCGTTGCCTCCAACGCCTACGAGATCGAGAAGTCGGTTGTGGATGCCGACCTCGTGATCGGCTCCGTGCTGATCCCGGGCGCGAAGGCCCCGAAGCTGGTCACCAACGAGCTCGTCTCCCGCATGAAGCCCGGCTCCGTGCTGGTGGACATCGCCGTGGACCAGGGCGGCTGCTTCGAGGACACGCACCCCACCACGCACCAAGAGCCGACGTACAAGGTCCACAACACGATCTTCTACTGCGTTGCCAACATGCCGGGCGCGGTCCCGAACACCTCCACGTATGCACTGACCAACGTCACCCTGCGCTACGCCGTCGCCCTGGCCAACCTCGGCGTCAAGGCCGCTTTCGAACGCGACGCCGCCCTCGCCGCCGGGCTCAACATCGCCGGCGGCAAGGTGGCGCACCGCTCGGTTTCCGAGGCGCACAACCTGCCCCTCGTGGCCGACTGGCACGAGCTCGTCTCCGCGTAACCAGCCGCTAAAACCGCATCGACTGCTCCGTTACCGCCCTTTTGGACCCCCAAAAGGGCGGTTTGGGAGCAGTCGATTGCTGTTTAACCCCCGATCGCGCGGAGGGCGTTCACCTGGCCCTTGCCGTAGAAGCCGTTGTTGCCCGTGCCGCCCTGGCATACCTGCGGTGCACCGTTGGACGCCGACGGGAACGGGGCGTACATCGCGGTGTCCGGGCAGGCGACGCCGTCGGCAGTGCCGCTGATCCGCGCCGACACCGCGCCCGGGTTTGTGACGCCGGTACTGACCACCAGGGCCGCAATGCCCGCCACGTGCGGGGAGGCCATCGAGGTGCCCTGGAGATAGCAGTAGGCTGCGCCGGCGTCGACCACCTTGAGCGATGCGGCGCACGGTGCGGACGCCGGCCAGGTGGACAGGACGCGCCCGTTCACGGCAGCCGGAGTGACCTGCAGGCGGCGGTCGCCGCCGGGAGCCACGACGTCGGCACTGCCCACGCCATAGCTTGAATAGTAGGACTTGAAGCCCTTGTTGCCGTTTGCCGTCACACCGATCACGCCGGCAACCTCCACCGGGACCACGGCGCAGGCGTTGCTGATCTCACGCGAAACCGGCGTGTAGTTGTCCGGGCTCATGACATCGCGGGTGGGGTGGGCGAGGTCGTCCGAGAAATTGCCCTGGGCAGCGACCACCGTGGTGCCGCTCTGCTGGGCGAAGCGGATGGCCCGGCGTTCGGCTTCCCAGATCGCGCGCTGCTCGGGGTCGTTCTTGCAGTTGAAGAGGTAGGGGTCCGCGAAGTAGCTGTTGTTGGTGACTTGGATGCCCTGGGCGGCTGCCCACATAAAGGAGCAGACAATGGCTTCAGGGTAGAAGAAGCCGTCCGCGTTGCCGGCCTTGATCCCGGCGATCTTCACGTTGGGCGCCACGCCCACCATGCCGATGCCGTTCTTGGCGGCCGCGATGGTTCCCGCGGTGTGCGTGCCGTGGCCGTTGTCGTCCATCCAGGCGGACGGGGACTGGTTGGGGACGCCGCCGACGCAGGAGACACTCTTGCCGAAGTCGACGTTGGGGGCGAGGTCGGGGTGGGTGTAGTCGAGGCCGGTGTCGATGTCGCCGACCACCACGGATGCACTCCCGCCGTTGAGGGCACGGGCGGCGGGCGCCTGGATCTGGTCCATGTCCCACTGCAGGGCTGACAGATTGTCGTTTCCGGGGGCAGGCTCGCCCGGTGCCACAGGCGCCTGGGCGGCGTCGTCCGCGCCGCTGTCGCCGAGGGCGACGCCGAGGGCAGCCGTGGAGGCGGCGCCCTGGACCGACCCGTCCCGGGCCTTCAGGGCCGGGCCGAAGCCGGCTCGGTCCGACTTCACGATCGCCACTCCGATTTCCGGGTAGCTGTGGACCACGGTTCCGCCGGCCGCGGCGACCGACTTCAGCGAGGACTCCGAAACACCGTTGGCCTTGTACAGGACAACGTAGTTCTGCATTGCGCCGGCGGGGGTCTCGGCGGACGCGGCAGGATAGGCCGCGCCGGCCAACAAGCCCACGGCAAGGGTTACTGTGCTCAGCGGTGCAACGAGCCTTTTGAGTTTTTGCATCATGCTGCTCCATTTCTGCCAGGGCAGCAGGACACGATAGCGGCCGGCCGCACTGGGTTCGCTTTCCAATCGGCCGAGGGCGTCGTTGCCGAGGGCCGCTTCCGGGGTTCACCCGAGCAAGATTGGTGAAGACCCACGGCTTAGACCATAGTGACGCAAGTTACAGTTGTGAAGTCCTGTGGGCAAATGAGTCTGCTGTTGCCCCCCTTAAACCAGCGCCCGGGCCTGCTCGATCAGCCGCAGCACCTCCACGGGCCCGGCCGGGTCCACGGGGACCGGCAGTGCCGATCCCGCCCCGCCGCCGCTGATCTTCTCTGCCAGGATCCGGTAGAACTCCGGGTAGGCGCCGCGCTCGGTGGGCAGCCGGTCCAGGTGCCCGTCCCGGCCGAGCAGCCCGGCCCAGTCCCGGTCCTCGATCCCGTAATCGGCATCCAGCGGGCTGCCGCCGGCCACGATGAAGGGTTCCTGCGGGTCGATCCCGTGCTTGGTGAAGGCGCCGTCGCTGCCCAGCAGCCGGAACCGCGGTCCCTGCTGGGCGCAGAGCATGTTCATCCACAGATGGCTTGTCACGCCGGATTCGTGCCGCAGGGCGAGGAAGACGTCGTCGTCTGTCTTTTCGCCCTCCCGGCGCGCCGCCAGTTCCGCGTGCGTGACCGTGGCGGGTCCGAAGAGCTCTAGGGCCTGGTCCAGCAGGTGGGTTCCGAGGTCGAACAGCACGCCGCCGCCGTCGTCCGCCGTCGCCTCTGCTTTCCAGGCCTTGGCGACTGTCGGGGACCAGCGCTCAAAGCGGGATTCGAACCGCGCGACGGCGCCGAGGGCGCCGCTGTCCAGCAGCCCGCGGACGGTCAAGTAGTCGCCGTCCCAGCGCCGGTTCTGGAAGACCGTGAGGACCCGGCCCAGCCGCTCTGCGAGCCGGATGAGCTCCTCGCCTTCTGCGCTGCGCACGGTAAAGGGCTTGTCGACGACGACGTCGAGCCCGGCTTCCAGCGCGGCCTTCGCGAGCGGGTAGTGCGTGGCCGGCGGGGTTCCGAGGACCAGCAGGTCCAGTTCACCGGCGAGCCCAAGAATGTCCGCGGGGGTGTCCACGATCCGGGCGCCGGGGTACCGGGCGGTTGCGGCGGACTGCCGGCCGGCGTCGGACGTGGAGATCACGTCGAGCGAGTACGCGGGGTTGGCCGCGAGGAGGGGGGCGTGGAAGACGCTGCCCGAGAGGCCGAAGCCGGCCACGGCAGCTCGGATGGGCCGGGAGTCATTTGTCATGGCTCCAACGCTACTCCCGCGCGCCCCGTCCCACGCCGCATTAAGCGGCGAAGGCCGGCACCCCTGGAAGCCACGGGGTGCCGGCCTTGCCGTTTCAGCTGGTCCTATTCGCTGGGACTACTTCTTTTCCCAGCCGATGGTGGTCCAGTCCGGAACCTGGGACAGGCTCTTGAACAGGGACGGGCCGTAGTTGGCCAGGCCGGTGCGCACGAAGGAGATCTGCGGACCGTTCATAACGACACCCATGGAGAAGTACTTCTCCATGTGCTTCTTTTCAACTTCCATGGCTGCCTTGTTGCGCTCGGCGTTGTCGGCAATGGTGGAGAGCTTCTTGATTTCGGCGTCCAGCTCGGCGTCGCCCAGTTCGTTCTCGTTCGTCTTGGAATCGTAGAACTGCTTCACGGAGTCGGTCGCGTCCGGGCCCACGGTGTAGCCGGAGACGCTCATGAAGAAGTCGCGGCTGCCCAGGACCTTGCCGAAGTCGGCGGAAGCCCGCTGGTCGATGCCGACGTCCATGCCGCCGGCCTTGAGCTGGTTCTGCAGGGTCTGCGCGAAGGCCAGGGTGGTGGGATCGTC
Proteins encoded in this region:
- a CDS encoding S8 family serine peptidase, encoding MMQKLKRLVAPLSTVTLAVGLLAGAAYPAASAETPAGAMQNYVVLYKANGVSESSLKSVAAAGGTVVHSYPEIGVAIVKSDRAGFGPALKARDGSVQGAASTAALGVALGDSGADDAAQAPVAPGEPAPGNDNLSALQWDMDQIQAPAARALNGGSASVVVGDIDTGLDYTHPDLAPNVDFGKSVSCVGGVPNQSPSAWMDDNGHGTHTAGTIAAAKNGIGMVGVAPNVKIAGIKAGNADGFFYPEAIVCSFMWAAAQGIQVTNNSYFADPYLFNCKNDPEQRAIWEAERRAIRFAQQSGTTVVAAQGNFSDDLAHPTRDVMSPDNYTPVSREISNACAVVPVEVAGVIGVTANGNKGFKSYYSSYGVGSADVVAPGGDRRLQVTPAAVNGRVLSTWPASAPCAASLKVVDAGAAYCYLQGTSMASPHVAGIAALVVSTGVTNPGAVSARISGTADGVACPDTAMYAPFPSASNGAPQVCQGGTGNNGFYGKGQVNALRAIGG
- the ald gene encoding alanine dehydrogenase, encoding MIIGVPKEIKNNEFRVAITAAGVHEFRTHGHSVLVERGAGLGSGITDEEYAIAGAEIVVDADDVWARADMVLKVKEPVKAEYHRFRKGLVLFTYLHLAAEPELTQALINSGVTAIAYETVQEGRALPLLAPMSEVAGRLSVQVGATSLMAPAGGKGVLLGGVPGVRPAKVVVLGAGVAGTNAAAMALGLGADVTILDININRLRELDAQYQGRLKTVASNAYEIEKSVVDADLVIGSVLIPGAKAPKLVTNELVSRMKPGSVLVDIAVDQGGCFEDTHPTTHQEPTYKVHNTIFYCVANMPGAVPNTSTYALTNVTLRYAVALANLGVKAAFERDAALAAGLNIAGGKVAHRSVSEAHNLPLVADWHELVSA
- a CDS encoding Gfo/Idh/MocA family oxidoreductase; the encoded protein is MTNDSRPIRAAVAGFGLSGSVFHAPLLAANPAYSLDVISTSDAGRQSAATARYPGARIVDTPADILGLAGELDLLVLGTPPATHYPLAKAALEAGLDVVVDKPFTVRSAEGEELIRLAERLGRVLTVFQNRRWDGDYLTVRGLLDSGALGAVARFESRFERWSPTVAKAWKAEATADDGGGVLFDLGTHLLDQALELFGPATVTHAELAARREGEKTDDDVFLALRHESGVTSHLWMNMLCAQQGPRFRLLGSDGAFTKHGIDPQEPFIVAGGSPLDADYGIEDRDWAGLLGRDGHLDRLPTERGAYPEFYRILAEKISGGGAGSALPVPVDPAGPVEVLRLIEQARALV
- the ptsP gene encoding phosphoenolpyruvate--protein phosphotransferase; translated protein: MQNFPGVGVSPGRIIGTIRQMPKPVSEPPAGEQLPAGVTAEDATAALKAAAKAVHDELKARAETVSGDGKAVLEATALMATDTMLLKSAAKLIGRGTSGQRAIWEAGGSVSEMLHNLGGYMAERATDVLDVRARIVAELRGVPAPGIPSSPTPFILIAEDLAPADTATLDPEKILALLTAGGGPQSHTAIIARSLGLPAVVAAVGVDQLPDGTEVYVDGAAGLIAVDPDDSQRAAAEHWAATASLLADFDGTGATADGHLVPLLANVGGAKDAVAAAKLNAQGVGLFRTEFCFLERDTEPTVDEQAAAYKGVFDAFPGKKVVLRTLDAGADKPLPFLTDATEPNPALGVRGYRTDFTTPGVLERQLQAIARAEQESEADVWVMAPMISTAEEAARFATMCAEAGIKTPGVMVEVPSAALTAEAILREVGFASLGTNDLTQYAMAADRQLGPLAALNTPWQPAVLRLVGLTVEGSVAEGHNKPVGVCGEAAADPALAVVLTGLGVSTLSMTARSLAAVAAVLKTVTLADAQELAKLALSAPSATEARAWVRAKLPVLEDLGL
- a CDS encoding PucR family transcriptional regulator, whose amino-acid sequence is MQQQDVEQLVEQVALKLGRGLSLEDLDGLLLAYSSNQSQADRVRVNFLLTKRVAVDVSAWQLSHGIATAVRPVVVPANEELGMLGRVCVPLLLRGFRVGYLWVQLEADEPNATSVLAQLPEVARELEQLSALLLESNTAESEFRRRREQEFLAACRGESNAVAAVGGWKEVQGRGPWQLVTVLDADGWAEGSDPIASTLIHRSAALQATIGVDAALFSAGTETHSVVLFKESTGRADHAQVLVHYQLELAKRSGRAVHRIILGTSEGFARPRELADAYRQSRQAAQAAAVDPQLGELVDCRATGIYQLLASAGGGAGAWADAGSVYFRLLEDHDRNHELLPVLELFYDNDGSVQEVADKLHLHRSSIYNRLGRIRQLLGVDPLKGMARLELHAALKARRWADRPRI
- a CDS encoding TetR/AcrR family transcriptional regulator, giving the protein MSFDGQLPPKTRLLRAAAELLANSAGGAVSTRQITQLAGVTAPTLYHHFGDKEGLFDAVVAAGFEEYVAGERDFAPSGQPLEDIRRMWDNHVQFGLNQPELYLVMFGNIRPESRPAVVADAEGLMEEMLNKAAVAGQLNVPPREAARSILAANVGVTLMLITEKAPERNLELSTMTRDAMIFAVSSDQAKNSGPEDSGKSSVVVAAIALNAALQSSHSDQLSSSELKLFLEWLHRISTSSTS
- a CDS encoding helix-turn-helix domain-containing protein; its protein translation is MTLIAPRVAAALAAQDAQKLQYALNGSDDITVFVDGTVHRLPDQARDAVVDLLARFSRGEAVTVSSVEEMLTTSRAAELAGISHTYLRNMTDRGEIPVEYRGTHRRIRLADIMAWLEKQKKNNTADDVPDHGDDGAADAS
- a CDS encoding PTS mannitol transporter subunit IICBA — encoded protein: MATETVAKPRTSVRVGVQKFGTFLSGMIMPNIGAFIAWGIITALFIPAGFLPNEDLAKLVGPMITYLLPLLIGYTGGRMVYGVRGGVVGAVATTGVIVGTDIPMFIGAMMLGPLTAWLMKKLDKIWEGRVKPGFEMLIDNFSAGILAAGMAVIGMLVVGPVVKAFSNGASAVVEFLVINGLLPFTSIFIEPAKVLFLNNAINHGILTPLGTQQVLEQGKSILFLLEANPGPGFGILLAYSIFGTGLAKASAPGAALIQFVGGIHEIYFPYVLMKPIMILAAIGGGMTGIFTLVVTGAGLRSPAAPGSIIAVYAATARDSYVGVTLSVLFATTVSFLIASVILKASKTPVGASEEEALGAATARMEEMKGKKSSVSSMLTGSGAAAGGVAVLAGPVKNIVFACDAGMGSSAMGASVLRNKIKAAGFPDVKVTNSAIANLSDTYDVVITHQDLTERAKPVTASAVHVSVDNFMNSPRYDEIVELVRSSNTDGGTDAAAPAAAAATEAAEEAGPAGILVAESVVLNGTATTRDAAIDEAGRLLLDRGAVDSGYLDAMHEREESVSTYMGSFLAIPHGTNAAKDHIMKSAVSVVRYPNGIDWNGKEVKFVVGVAGINNEHLQILSSIAKVFTNKAQVAQLEAATTVEEVLDLFGKVNS